The Ziziphus jujuba cultivar Dongzao chromosome 1, ASM3175591v1 genome segment aaaattttaacaaaaccaGCTAGAGCATAATACCCATTTTGCACAATGTGTAGCAATAAACTTCTGTCCATTAACTGTCCACCTTTGCACTATATTAAGCAAAAACCGCAGAGTATATGATGGAGATGCAGAAACACGGCAACAGCGGCAGCACGACATGCAGAAACATGGTAACAGCAGCAGCGCGGCAGCAACACCGCAacatcagcagcagcagcaacaacagcaAGCTCAAAACAACAGCAACTTCAATATGAACAGTAACAATACCTAAAGTAGGAGAGAATAGAGTGCTACAGTTGCTAAAAAACAAACCTAATTTAAATTAGATGATCGTTAGGATGGTGTATGTTCCAATCACGTGAATCATTTGCTATGAAGCCAAAACACATCGTTTTACTTTGTTCTGATTTTCTTGTGAACGATTAGACAAAATGCACCgtagattgatatatatgtaatagaATGCACCGTTTCATTAGtaaattgatatatatgtaatagCTTGCCACCTTTTCGGGTTAGATAATTaccatttttttcattatatgtAATAGCTTGGTGACCGAGCTGAAATTCCAATACCTTCTCTACTGGTCGTTTGTGAATGAAAAACCCATTTTTCTTGCTTAATTGAAAGCTTCTTCATCAACTTCTCCCCACTGACTGCCCACCTTTGCACCATATCAAGCAAAAACCAACAGAGTATACTTCCCACTTACAACATTATGCTAAGCAATATGAACAGCCACCACCTGGTAGTTTGAATGAATAACCAATATACCTTTGGACAAAGAAGATTATAGTAGCGTCCAGGGACACAAGAATGGGTGCAGATTATCCTAAGAAGCTCCATTTTCTGCTTCAAAACATGCAGCTGAGGTAAACCAACTTTACCCACTTTGCCATTTTCCAAGTTAGcttcaataacaacaacaataaaataaaataaaataaatcaacacccaaaacaattttttgaagaagaaaacataaaaatggtTGAAAGTGAAGTGGAAAGAGACCAGAAGACGATGGAGAACGAGAGGAAGAAAAGCGGGTGGATGATGTGGTAGTGGTGGTGGGGAAGAAGAGGGTGGAGGTTGTGAAGGGAATATTGAGGCGTCTGAAGGAGAGGAAAAGTGCGGTGTGGTTTGGACGACTTACACTCATACACTGAATCAACCAGTTGCCTCCCATCTCCTTCTCATTTTCGCTTCACTTCCCAACGCCCACATTTTTATCCTCATTCTTCTGCCAATTTGTCCAGCGGGAACCCGGCCTTATGGATCGGGTATATGGACCattaaacttattattattattattattattttccttttccatagttaaaaaaaaaaaatgaatataaaagtattaaaatttcttttgggcctagtaaaattttatagatattccgataatattttattatttttatatttatttttgtacattattaatttaaaataatataaatatttttttacaaattatttcAGTATTGGTGATAGAACTTGTATTGtataacattaaataaaaataataagaaatctaaatagaaagtgaaaataaaataaaatatattatttttttaataatatatatatatatatattattggagaagttgttgatattttttatttgtttatttttatatttaagattttaataatattgatggTGAGGTTGATATAAACGAGataatggaaaaattattttaagtgaTTATAAAGGTTAATTATACTGGGCACTTTTAAGGTTTTTCTTGACAAAATCTCACACGATACGATAACATGATATAAACCCACATGATAATTTACGGATTTGGATTAACGATATTGTATCGGGTTAGTATCAGTATCATCCAATAAgatctaataaattaataggtTTTAACGGATAAAATACGATAAACCCATTAGATCCATTAAAGAGGAGTATTTtagtaattacatatattttataatattaaaattacttaatatattgttaaacatgtattaatttgttttttttagtttaatttttaaaaaatctaaaaacaaacaacaatttttataatttttttaaaaaaatattattttactatttcaaagctaagtaaaatttaaattttcaaatttgtatttatcgTTAATGGTTTAACGGATTTGGTGACAAGTTATACGTTAATTTATAGAATGGGTTCGgatttatctattttcacaCAAAAGCTTAATGGGTCGTATTTTGATTAACTTAATTTCACACGAACACGACATGACAAGACACGACACAAACACGATTTAACACGACACATTGCCAGGTCTAGTTTTTCTTAATTACACCCGGAtaccttcaatattttcataattacattgcacatcctcgatattttttttaattacaaccggatatttttatatttccataATTATATTGCACACTCTCAAagtttttcttaattacaatCGGATACCTTTTCAAGTTGTGTACATATTGAGCACAATATTAATCTAATTCCGAAAAAGCCCAGCCCAGTTTTTACGGGCCAAGGGtaccaaatattattattttattatttttctaaattatcattattattattattattattattactattattgtctTTTTGTCTAAAAGGTAGCtaccctttttttaatttctgtcACCGCGCTTCAATTTGTCTCTATACATAAGCTATTTATGTGAATGATAGAGAATACAGATCTTCATTTGCTCATTGGACGTAATTAAGgaattaatctaaattataatatttataaaagttaaaCAGCTAATTATTACATGGTTATTACTAATCTAAGAATTGGTGTGGAAAGGCCACTGTATACATTCATGCATAAGAAGGGTTATTTGCATGAaaacattaaaaacaaattgtaattaattagtAGGCAAGCCAAAAGAATcttattaaattatgataaagAAAAATCTTCAACACAATTATTATTACGAAAAAATAACAAGACCATGATGcagactacatatatatatgtgtgtgtaaaaGTCTATATGACCTTtagtatttattcatttatgagaaaccaaaaaaaaaaaaaaaatgtagaggGTAAGTATGTATGGTActtaattttcttaatataCCTAAGAACTAATTTCTAGTTACCAATTTTCTTTACCCTAGATGAAAGAGGTGGAACACTTTGTTCATGCCTAAAAAAATTGGTTGGATCAACCATAGTCTTCACATGCACCAACCTGTTGAAATTGTTCTTGAAATACTTGATCCCCCAAATGCTTGATTCTGTGTAACTAGTAATCCCATTCCTATTTGTTCCAATATCGAGATCCCTATAATTCATATATGCAGCTCTTGGATTTTTAGACACATAGGGAGTCATATAAGCATAAAGCTTTCTCATCCAACTTATATGCCTTTGTGCAGCTtcatctccttcttcttcccaataAATCAAGTGctgaattttgtatatatttccAACTCTATGTGGGAATGGAATTTCGGATTCGGAAATCTCATCCATTTTTCCACCATAAGGACTGAAGATCAATATAGCTCTTCCTGCAGTTTCTTCATGCATTTTTTCCCACAATCCTTCCAAGCCTTCTTCAGGGATAGGTTCTTTCACATAGTCAGATTTCGCTTTATAAGGAATCAAACCTGAAGGAGTCCTATCAAGAAGAACATCCAAAGATTCTCCACTTGAGAATCCATTGAAGTAAAGAGTGGATTCGATCCAGCTCATTTCGGTGCAATCCTCTTTTGTCAAACCGAGCTCGGGAAAGCTCTTCTCCATCAATGGAATGAGCCTATCAACACCTCCAAGGAACAAGGAATTGAATGAAGCTTGTATTGTCCTTTTCCCTTCAGCACTTGCATTCAAACTTTGCAAGATGATTCTGACAAATAGATCTTCGTCGAATTTGTCCGCCACATATTGCCATCGATGAACGAGTTGGGTAACATTCTGTTCCAAGTTCCTATTAACTGAGAACACAGTCACAGTTGATGGAACTGGAACAAGTTTAACCTTCCATGCAAGAACAACTCCAAAACTCGCTCCTCCACCGCCTCGAATGGCCCAGAAAAGATCTTCTCCCATTGATTGTCGATCAAGAAACCTTCCATTTACATCGACTATATGTGCATCAATGACGTTATCAGCAGATAGGCCATATTTTCGTAGCATAGTTCCGTATCCTCCTCCACCGAAATGTCCTCCAACTCCAACGGTAGGGCAAACGCCTGCAGGAAATCCAAGAGTTCTAATTTTCTCTGCGATTCTATAATAAACTTCACCGATTGTAGCACCGGATTCAATCCATGCAGTTCTTTCATCAACATCGACTGTGATCGATCTGAGATTTATCAGATCGATTACGACGAATGGTACTTGGGAGACGTAAGAAAGACCCTCATAGTCGTGGCCTCCGCTTCGAATCCTGACCTGCATGCCATGTTTTCTTGAGCAGTTAATGGCTGCTTGGATATGGGAAAGTTGCACTGGTGTAATGATGACGAGGGGTTTTGGTGTTGACGAAGAAGAGAAACGAGGGTTTCGGATGGAGAAGTTCAAGACAGATGCATATGAGGAATTGGTTTGGGTGTAAATGAGTTGGGAAATATTAGAGGTGGTGTTTGGATAGTGAGAAAGACATTGGAGAAAGTTTTCGTGGGTATGAGCTGAAGCTGATGATGCTAATGaaaatgagaaaagaaaaagaaaaaggagggaACACATTGAAGAGGTTATTGGGGAGTTCATTTTGTTTTGATGGGTTTGTGAATAAAGCTAAACAAAGAGAGCcttatttataagttttttttttttttccggttaATTTTCAGATTAGCTATATATTACCTCGAGTATATGGTTGAATAATTTCGCGCAAGGAAAGAATTAATCAATCAAAACTTTTAAAACTCATCTTGAAAATGGATTAATCGGAGGGACTAATGGAAAAGTTTGAAAACCAAGTTCAAGTTGATAAGAAAGTCGTGCAATTTGCATTTCATTGACATTTGACCTCTGACTTCATGATATTGGTTTAGATGTTTCTAAAATTTACTTTCAAATATGTTTCTGATTGTTCATGACTTATATACCATATATATTAGGcttaccacatatatatatatatatatagatatgtatgtgTTTGCCatcagaaaagagaaaaaaaagaagcatttcatatacatatatatatatatatacacatatacttACATAGATATTTTAATAGAACCGTATTGAACCAAAAAcaatcctttaaaaaaaaatgtttttttgtttttgtgttatatatatatacacatatatatttataggatgTTGCTATGACGGATATAGATGCTGATAATACATGGTAGTAAGTTGATTTATTATTGGATTTAAACAAGCTGACCCGCCATAAATTAGTGTGCAGCCATTATGGTGGGCACATGTATATTAATTACAAGTTGTGGGGAAGTggtttaattccttttttttttttttttttttttgtccctcgAAATAATGTTTGATTTGAAGGAACATTGCATGAacagttttatatatttgagtttTACATATGATTTTAGCATTTTTTACAACATTGACCATTACTGTTAAAATCTATATGTGACTGCTTTTTCATGAAAGTGTGAAATAGCCAAACAGAAAATTCCTGCAGATTAAACAATTTGACTATTTCAAGATGGTGGACGTTATTACTTTTGGCAACAAAATGTCAAAAACTTCTATTGACGACCCAATAAGAAAGTCAATAACGGTGGCTTTTAAAGTTCAATTGCCATATATAAAccgttttttaattttcaattcaacTACCACGTCGTAATGCTACTGCTGCATTTTTAATTCACGCGTTACCCAAAATATCCTATACGATTTAGATAGTGATACCGATAAAGATGGTCAAATTTTTAAGATATGTGCTATAAACgctataatataaaaaagatacTTGTTATAAATTTTGCTTCATGACTCATTCATCTCCTTTTTCAAACTCTTCTTTCTaacacttatttatttttattgtcattaaatatattctactctatattttgttttttttttaaaaaaaaaaataatagaaataaaaggATTcgaactctaaaactttaacgGAGAAAATTCTAAATTATCCCTTATTGAGATATTCAAACCTTCTTTACATAGGGCTCGTATAAATGATGGGTGGCATCATTGCAATATGAGAGGAAACCTTCTCCCCATTGTAATTAATGCCTctttagattttaatttattattattattttgtccttatagttttatattatttcttttctctttaaagATCTTGAGTTTACCATGCTTAGATATAAAGTTGTTTAGGAAAATTTTTATAACTAACTTCCAAAATAAAACGATAATAATTGAAAGTAATTAAGTCAAACGAGATTggtttaattaataaacaattcacgttaagatgaaaaaaattactgtgaataataataataaaaacgaaAGTAATTAATTGGCTCACTTGCATACTATTGATTGATGTAATCTAGTAATAAAGGAATGATCATATATGTAATGATATCTCAAATTTAGATAAACAATTAAGTTGATGCTTGTAGTATTATTGTAAAGTATACTTATTCTCCTTGAGTCTTTGGGGACAGCCTAATAGAGAGGTTAAACCAGTAGGATAAATGGGGAgagttaaaataatatataaatttacaaagacagaaatttaataatatgcCTGAGTATATTATTGTattaactaaaaatataaattttaacattattgacatgtgcttgcatattgaaaataaaataaatttgtttatacaagtaaatattttataaaatttgatattactaaaaaattagttttagaAAAGTTTACAAacaaattcataatatatatatatatatatatataaatttacaaagacagaaatttaataatatgcCTGAGTATATTATTGtattaactaaaaaatataaattttaacattattgacatgtgcttgcatattgaaaataaaataaatttgtttatacAACTCTGgagtaaatattttataaaatttgatattactAACAAATTAGTTTTAGAAAAGTTTACAAAacaattcataatatatatatatatatatatattaaaaagatgTGTTTAATAATTGAATGTCTCTCCGAAAAACAATTTAATGTGGCAAATTAGCTTAATAACCTCACCAGGATTAATTGGCTACATAAACTCCTGTTATGACTGGCACCCCCTTTACACAAATCCAGTtctatttcaattattttattattttatcaacaaTTGAAAATTTGTCAATTCAAATCACAAAAATCAAATAGATTAATAGAGTCGAGTGAGAATAAATTAATGTATTCGAATAGTTGCCAACCATTTCGTTTGGTTAAGAGCTAAGCCTTTGTCTATATTCAAAacgatatacaaataaataaataaataaaagaggaaaGAAGGTGACCCGGATATCAAACTTCCAGTTTTATTTTGATATGACGACCGATAAATTATCCATTTTGTTTGGGGGAGGTGGGTGTTCGTGGAACAACAGTACTCATTCTTACATAATAAGCCTAATTCAAGTCTCCACACCTCTAATCtatataaaaagatatatatacatttattccattttcttttttaattaagtaAAACACAGTCAATTAAATTAAGGGTAGATATGAAACTTTTAATGTTcaactatatatgtatttatttttttcaaaaaaaaaaaaaaactatatatgtatttgaaaatgataaaaaaaataaatatataaaggcAAAATACAGAAAACCGCCCTAAACTATCAAATAGTTATAGATAATACCCTCAAATTAtgtaaataacaaaataaccaaaaatGAATATTTAGGACAAAAATACACCCTTTATTTATGTATCTCTTTATGTTATACCAAACAATTATTTTAagttaaattgataaataatataatattataattaaccaaaaataatataaatttaatgagcatataaataaaatttgaaaatttttgctacagcattatcaaaatattttgaaaaattcattaaaaaaaagaaatattttgaacaaaaattacaaagattttgaaaatcaaaataattaatataaagttGATGAGCACATTATGTATTTCTTTTAGATggcattatttaattatttttttattaaaattattatacagtaaatataatattttaaattttatttttcaaaaatatacattttattttattttgtcaggGTAGCAAGgagatataaattattattgtcattatttgtAACTTTAACATAGTTTAGGGGCTATTTGTAAAATTAGCGTGTTTTTGCATGTGGCTAATAATTGAGGGGGATTTTGAGtaatttatccaaaataaaaaactatttatcttatatatattttaaattaaaaaaaaaaaacctaaaactaGTTAGGCGTACATATAAACTACGCATTTAATAGCTCTTTAAACTAAATTGGGACAACAAATAAATCTTCTAATGAAAAAGATTAGTTTAAATGGTTGAACATTTATATTTGTGCTCACAAGAATATGGATTTGAGTCATAAGAAATACAgaaaaattttggataatttataattaagtaatttgtttaaaaaaaaaatttctaaattgaATTGATCACGTTCATGAATGTCTAAATTATTAGGAAAATTGGGTCATGTAAGCAACTatgcattatttattatttttattggtaataaaacgctttttttttttttcgggtaaATCTGGTAATAAAACACATATGCATTATTAATTGAGCAGATAAACGGTCCATGTGTCCGAAGGGATTTGACAATTTCTAATTGAATTATTTCAAACCGAGATGAGGAAAAGTCAAAATAGTATATATTTTGCATAACGAAAAGTCAAAAGAGTTTTAGTAACCACGTCAACCAAATGCCGATAGGTTATAAATCATGTCATCAATTTTAGATTGGGTAATTGGTGGATTTCCTTCTAAACTAACATGTTTTCACATTTTAGtccttaaattttttgtttagtattttagtc includes the following:
- the LOC107418368 gene encoding tetrahydroberberine oxidase-like, yielding MNSPITSSMCSLLFLFLFSFSLASSASAHTHENFLQCLSHYPNTTSNISQLIYTQTNSSYASVLNFSIRNPRFSSSSTPKPLVIITPVQLSHIQAAINCSRKHGMQVRIRSGGHDYEGLSYVSQVPFVVIDLINLRSITVDVDERTAWIESGATIGEVYYRIAEKIRTLGFPAGVCPTVGVGGHFGGGGYGTMLRKYGLSADNVIDAHIVDVNGRFLDRQSMGEDLFWAIRGGGGASFGVVLAWKVKLVPVPSTVTVFSVNRNLEQNVTQLVHRWQYVADKFDEDLFVRIILQSLNASAEGKRTIQASFNSLFLGGVDRLIPLMEKSFPELGLTKEDCTEMSWIESTLYFNGFSSGESLDVLLDRTPSGLIPYKAKSDYVKEPIPEEGLEGLWEKMHEETAGRAILIFSPYGGKMDEISESEIPFPHRVGNIYKIQHLIYWEEEGDEAAQRHISWMRKLYAYMTPYVSKNPRAAYMNYRDLDIGTNRNGITSYTESSIWGIKYFKNNFNRLVHVKTMVDPTNFFRHEQSVPPLSSRVKKIGN